The genomic window ATGACACGGCCTGTCTCCTAACGGGCAAGCGCTGTCTCACCGCTCTGGCGCGGAAAAAAGCATTGGCCACATCCGGATTAAACGGTTGAGAAGAATGTTTCTCAGTCAGGTGCTCAACCGTCCAGTCCGCCGGCAACTGCCCTTGCACGCTTAAGCGTCATAGCCTGGATCTCGGACTGGGCAATTAGCGACGATTTTTTGCTATAGGGATCTATGGAGGTCTTCAATAGATCATTATGACTACAATCTATTCCGTGCTATGAAGGACAAGGTAAGCATCTATATATTCAGCGAACTTTCTGAAATCATCCAACTGATTGTGCAGCACATGATAGACTTTCTTAATATCTACTGCTGCATACTCATGTATCAGAATATTTCTAAATCCGGCCATCCCTCTGATAGTTTGTGAGAATTCTGAGGGGATAACTTCCCTTTCTCCCAGCTTGTCAATAACGTCTACATAGTCCTCAAAGGTTTTTATCTATCATCCTTTTCCGTAGGTTCCATTCTTCAAACGCTTTGATAGATATTGATGCTGCGTATCCAGAAGTCTTTTCACATCGTTATATTTTGCGATAGTTTCGACGTGAAAATTAATCCTCTTAGCTTCAGACCTTATTAGGATAACCCTCCCATAGCGGATTACCTGAAACTTAAGAAATGGAGGGGCATCATTCAGAATAGTAAGATCAATACGGTTTGAACGAAGGTCCTTCATAAGAATTGAAAGAAGCTCTGCATGATAGCCATAAGGACCTTCTTCGACAGATATATTTTCATCAAGTAGTACAGCTATATCCACATCACTGTAAGGACGAGAAGTCCCTTTTGCACTGGAACCATAAAGATATGCCAACACAATCTCTTTTCTGGGCAGAAGAAGAGATTGTATTTCTTTAATAAGGTCTTTCCCTTTTTCTATGCCGGACATCAGTTAATACCTCAGTTCAGTACTCCAAATTTTAGAGGATTCAAGTCCCGGAGTCAAATAATTGTTCCACATTTACCACGCGCAAGACTGACAAAGATATACTTATTTCACTACGAAGATTGCGGAAAAACGGATGGCCAAATAATCTCTCCAAATTAAGCAGCTATCACTTCCATATTCGTAATCTGCGGCTTTGGCATCTTCATTGTAACAACAAAAACAGGTATTCCTTTCTCTTTATTTTCTTTCAAAACCTTGTAATTTTCATCGTATGTCTCTTTATCATCTTCAGGAAGTATTACAAGTATGGCCCCTTTAGGAATTCTATCAAGCACATCCGGATGTTCAAAAACATATTTCATCCATTCAGCATGAAGGTCTAAATTTTTCCTGATAATTTCATCTTTGGTCATCACTAATCTCCTTTACTGAAGCCTTCAAAGTATTTCTTCCAGTTCGTTTTCAAGTCAATTGTATGCCCCTGACCTCATCCTTTATGTCCCCTTTATGTCCCCTTAAAATGTAGTAAGTCCCTTTACCTATAGTTCCAATTTGTTCCAGGATCTCTTTCTCTACTAAATCCATCATATCTCTGCTTGCGGTTTTTTTTGTAGTGTTAACAAGCTCCTGGTATTCCTTATTGCTAATCTTCCTTTTTTCCTTAACATAAGTTATAGCCCTAATCTGCCGTTCATTCAGTCCCATGTCTATTAAATTCGACTCAGTATAAATGTCTTTATGAAAATAAACTGAAAACCCAGCCATTTCCTCCTTAAAGTCAGGCTCAGGCAAACTGGCTTCTTTCATCCATTCCATCATACGCACAGTGCCACTCCCATAGTGCTCAATGTAACCGGCAAGATAGAAGACCCTGGCAATAAGAGGGTTTCGGACATAGGATTTGTGAGGCATTCTCAACTCATCAACAGTTATTCCTTCAGGAAGTCCTCCTGGATTAGATATCCAGATGCGGTCGTCGTAAACCTTTATCAAAATGAAATTGGCTATATTGAAATAGTCCCGGTGAATAAGGGCATTTAAAACCGCTTCACGAAGAGCAGGGATCGGATAATCCCATATATCTTCTCTCTCGATCCCCGTTATTTCATATCGAACGCTTATAAAAGTGCTTTATGGTAGCAGAAGGCAGCGAT from Nitrospirota bacterium includes these protein-coding regions:
- a CDS encoding nucleotidyltransferase domain-containing protein; the encoded protein is MSGIEKGKDLIKEIQSLLLPRKEIVLAYLYGSSAKGTSRPYSDVDIAVLLDENISVEEGPYGYHAELLSILMKDLRSNRIDLTILNDAPPFLKFQVIRYGRVILIRSEAKRINFHVETIAKYNDVKRLLDTQHQYLSKRLKNGTYGKG
- a CDS encoding DUF86 domain-containing protein, giving the protein MKTFEDYVDVIDKLGEREVIPSEFSQTIRGMAGFRNILIHEYAAVDIKKVYHVLHNQLDDFRKFAEYIDAYLVLHSTE